In Uranotaenia lowii strain MFRU-FL chromosome 2, ASM2978415v1, whole genome shotgun sequence, one genomic interval encodes:
- the LOC129741659 gene encoding uncharacterized protein LOC129741659 has translation MNKQIDLYHLNDEEMEYELALRHVTNLAPCSRRARVVKLKALVQEDALRDTIYVNSEHVMSPESNIEVCQRAIVELRNQVDLATQNRNADQMACAKSRLLHYRQRLSLIPVVANLEETRRVMCELVETLLAQIECVNSAVNMVQSETENTSLSTSVPTIQAENSSSRDACDALTIPLRPQAAENNEGARARMQEADVEPASLPFQGGRQGQRDFEEGVIRRSGSSAGLAAVNVLDELRLDIQQRQRRQQQLNDSFTNRSGSNYDRRMQKAIHNWPFKFRGEKDTTSLNIFLDRVETFARSEGIDDQTLLASIKHLLLEDALDWYSRALAQRRLYSWQAFKQEIRREFLPSGYAQILRLEASFRFQGANETFDKFFRDISTLFRFIDPPLSEEEKLFIVKKNMNMDYATIVTAAQPKTLMDLVNVCSNFDETRLLLNQQRRIPIPHNHLLEPNFATPAATSRSQQHQQQRFGRLQAVEADEQLYGATSYSAPSHRLPIQQPRFNRVHAVENEVQQGAASTSAIQTEADLVDPEEANGLQGDFNQLYEQVCAMKLQLERRSNRFTTGLQQQHSVQRPEQRQQPPTTSAGQNNLVNRQGSQAENYRIQHPLQQQAKWAPRQQLQQQQQPQQQQLQQQQPQRQFQQHYQPQLQNQQLQQAGSNMYDLDPVQHTAYRPALCWNCDEEGHRFPDCTKAQAILFCYRCGRKGYTLRSCLVCNSEAENAAARKW, from the coding sequence ATGAATAAgcaaattgatttgtatcatcTTAATGATGAGGAGATGGAATATGAATTGGCCTTGCGCCATGTTACGAATCTAGCCCCATGCTCTAGAAGAGCTAGGGTTGTCAAGTTAAAAGCCCTTGTCCAAGAGGACGCCCTTAGAGACACCATTTATGTAAATTCGGAACACGTAATGTCACCGGAGTCAAACATCGAGGTTTGCCAGAGGGCAATTGTTGAATTGAGGAATCAGGTCGATTTAGCCACGCAGAATAGAAATGCCGATCAAATGGCTTGCGCGAAATCGAGACTGCTTCATTACCGGCAACGATTATCACTGATTCCAGTGGTCGCGAATTTAGAGGAAACGCGTAGGGTCATGTGTGAGCTTGTAGAGACGCTGCTAGCTCAGATAGAGTGTGTGAACAGTGCAGTCAATATGGTGCAAAGTGAAACAGAAAACACTAGCCTTTCAACTAGTGTCCCAACCATCCAGGCAGAGAACAGTAGCAGTAGGGATGCCTGCGATGCGTTGACGATTCCACTGAGGCCACAAGCAGCTGAAAACAATGAAGGAGCACGAGCACGGATGCAAGAAGCGGATGTTGAGCCGGCTTCTCTTCCGTTCCAAGGAGGCAGACAAGGACAGAGGGACTTCGAGGAAGGAGTCATCCGGAGATCAGGTAGTTCGGCTGGTCTGGCTGCTGTGAACGTTCTGGACGAGCTGCGGCTCGACATTCAACAACGACAAAGGAGGCAACAGCAGCTGAACGACAGCTTTACAAACCGAAGTGGTAGCAACTATGACAGGCGGATGCAGAAGGCGATTCACAATTGGCCTTTCAAGTTTCGAGGTGAAAAGGACACCACTTCCCTCAACATTTTCTTGGACCGGGTGGAGACGTTTGCCAGATCAGAGGGAATCGACGATCAGACACTTCTGGCTTCTATCAAGCACCTGTTGCTTGAAGACGCTCTCGACTGGTACTCCAGAGCACTTGCCCAACGTCGCCTGTATTCCTGGCAAGCATTCAAACAAGAAATTCGACGTGAATTCCTGCCTAGCGGGTACGCTCAGATCCTGAGGTTGGAAGCCAGCTTCCGCTTTCAAGGTGCAAACGAAACGTTCGATAAGTTCTTCCGTGACATCTCTACACTATTCCGCTTCATCGATCCACCACTTTCGGAAGAGGAGAAGTTGTTCATAGTCAAGAAGAATATGAACATGGACTATGCAACAATAGTAACAGCCGCTCAACCAAAGACACTGATGGACCTGGTCAACGTATGCAGCAACTTCGACGAAACAAGGCTATTGCTGAACCAGCAGCGCAGAATTCCGATTCCGCACAACCACTTACTAGAACCGAACTTCGCAACACCAGCAGCAACAAGTCGATCTCAGCAACACCAGCAGCAGCGTTTCGGGAGATTGCAAGCAGTGGAGGCGGACGAGCAGTTGTACGGAGCCACATCATACTCAGCACCATCGCATCGGCTTCCAATACAACAGCCACGCTTCAACAGAGTACATGCGGTGGAGAACGAGGTCCAGCAAGGTGCGGCTTCAACGTCAGCTATCCAAACTGAAGCAGATCTAGTGGATCCAGAAGAAGCAAACGGTTTGCAAGGGGACTTTAACCAGCTGTACGAGCAAGTTTGTGCCATGAAGCTTCAACTGGAGCGCAGATCGAATCGTTTCACTACAGGACTACAGCAGCAGCACTCTGTACAACGACCGGAACAGCGTCAACAACCGCCTACAACTTCGGCAGGTCAGAACAATTTGGTGAATCGTCAAGGCAGTCAAGCGGAGAACTATCGAATACAACATCCGTTGCAACAGCAAGCTAAATGGGCGCCGCGGCAGCAgcttcaacaacagcagcagcctcaacagcagcagcttcaacaacagcagcctcAACGGCAATTCCAACAGCACTATCAACCACAGCTCCAGAACCAGCAGCTTCAGCAAGCAGGCAGCAACATGTACGATCTAGATCCTGTTCAGCATACAGCGTACCGCCCAGCGCTTTGCTGGAACTGCGATGAGGAGGGGCATAGGTTTCCGGATTGCACGAAGGCACAGGCAATTCTCTTTTGCTACAGATGCGGTCGAAAAGGTTACACGTTACGCAGCTGTCTTGTTTGCAACAGCGAAGCGGAAAACGCCGCAGCGAGGAAGTGGTAG
- the LOC129741660 gene encoding eukaryotic translation initiation factor 4 gamma 1-like: protein MSESGEPVVAEESNNNQIDLVESVSKLNINGEERHNNSNDSNEENTDNNNLAENKLNSTNNNTTVEVGHNSIGKRIRRTSEKLHADDTASGHKKYSLDMLLSLKDATISREKPTTIPDACKSILKSSHTPGMSSGRNYGHQDNSLLPTFMRSGDNDGGMMSRPPPMRRAPYHGRLSAKEMRSGGSTDDVDSGLIKVNINITEDVKLRTSSNAWKPRFLQKQEETDEESAKSQELFKKFRSVLNKLTPDNFSKLVEQVKTYVIDTEDRLDGCIKILFEKAIMEPNFTDTYAQMCKELGTIIKIENSDRINFKRKLITQCQKEFERHHTDKEVNASEKQETIKKAIEEKVEDSEELQLELEEKDAKVRRRALGTIRFIGELFKHEQLTCKIMYTCINILLSEEMLCEESLECLCKLLTTIGGRMEKDPVADSQGLQYCFERLQDIADKKPNAIQVSNRIRFMILDLIDLRKNNWQPRKAQAQAAPKTMDQIQKEVEAEEHKNRILNFQLSGPDRDRGNRDRHDRDRDGGSASKNKQRFVDDDGFVQPNKPARSLATPFDPKKLNLSQNTTEVTRLGSASMFQGWGKNNAFASLTDEQQQQQQSGPPPSFFGPGGLGSSSGGGSGGGGGGGGQHSSSGGHGSRGGGGGGYGGSHKKSGGGGGGGSGKKSLYGGRNSNIF, encoded by the exons ATGTCCGAGTCAGGGGAGCCGGTGGTTGCCGAGGAGAGCAACAACAATCAGATTGATCTGGTTGAATCGGTAAGCAAGCTGAACATTAACGGAGAGGAAAGACACAACAATAGCAACGACAGCAATGAAGAGAATACCGATAATAACAATTTGGCCGAAAATAAACTCAACAGCACCAACAACAATACAACAGTTGAAGTTGGCCATAACTCCATAGGGAAacgcatccgtcgtacttcggaGAAACTTCACGCTGATGACACTGCTAGTGGACACAAAAAATACTCCTTAGATATGTTGCTTTCATTAAAGGATGCCACAATTAGCCGAGAAAAACCTACCACCATACCAGATGCTTGTAAATCGATTTTGAAATCCAGTCATACTCCAGGTATGTCATCAGGCAGGAATTACGGCCATCAAGATAATTCGCTGCTTCCCACGTTCATGAGATCCGGAGACAACGATGGAGGCATGATGAGCCGTCCGCCTCCGATGCGCCGTGCCCCATACCATGGACGGTTGTCTGCGAAGGAAATGAGATCAGGAGGATCTACCGATGATGTTGACAGTGGCTTAATTAAAGTAAATATCAATATTACCGAGGATGTAAAGCTGCGAACGTCAAGCAATGCCTGGAAGCcaagatttttgcaaaaacagGAAGAGACTGACGAAGAAAGTGCTAAAAGCCAAGAATTATTCAAGAAATTCCGCAGTGTTCTGAATAAACTGACGCCTGACAATTTCAGCAAATTGGTAGAACAGGTCAAAACATATGTCATTGACACTGAGGATCGTTTAGATGGTTGCATTAAAATCCTCTTCGAGAAGGCCATAATGGAACCTAATTTTACAGACACTTATGCGCAAATGTGCAAGGAATTGGGTAccataataaaaattgaaaacagcGATAGAATCAACTTTAAGCGGAAATTAATCACTCAGTGCCAGAAGGAATTCGAACGGCATCACACTGATAAGGAAGTAAACGCCAGCGAGAAACAGGAAACTATTAAAAAGGCAATCGAGGAGAAAGTTGAAGATTCCGAAGAGCTACAACTGGAACTAGAGGAAAAGGATGCTAAAGTCCGACGACGTGCTCTCGGAACAATCCGTTTCATTGGAGAATTGTTCAAGCACGAGCAGCTGACGTGCAAAATTATGTACACGTGCATCAACATTCTGCTAAGCGAGGAAATGTTGTGTGAGGAATCGCTTGAATGTCTCTGCAAACTATTGACCACAATAGGTGGGCGCATGGAGAAAGATCCGGTTGCAGACTCCCAAGGGTTGCAATATTGCTTTGAACGATTACAAGACATAGCCGACAAAAAACCTAATGCTATACAAGTGTCCAACAGAATTCGTTTCATGATATTGGATTTGATAGATTTGCGTAAAAACAACTGGCAGCCAAGGAAAGCGCAAGCGCAAGCCGCTCCAAAAACTATGGACCAAATCCAGAAGGAAGTGGAAGCCGAAGAACATAAGAATCGCATcttaaactttcaactttccGGACCAGATCGTGATCGTGGCAACCGGGATCGACACGATCGGGATCGCGATGGAGGCAGTGCTTCCAAGAACAAGCAACGTTTCGTGGACGACGATGGATTTGTGCAACCTAACAAACCAGCTCGCTCGCTGGCCACACCGTTCGACCCTAAAAAGTTGAACCTATCG CAAAACACAACGGAAGTTACTCGTCTGGGATCAGCCTCGATGTTCCAAGGTTGGGGTAAAAATAATGCCTTCGCCTCGCTGACCGAcgaacaacagcagcaacagcaaagcGGACCACCCCCCagtttctttgggcccggcggCCTCGGTAGCAGCTCCGGTGGTGGtagtggtggtggtggtggaggTGGTGGACAGCATTCTTCCTCCGGTGGACATGGCAGTAGAGGTGGTGGTGGCGGCGGTTACGGTGGTAGTCACAAAAAATCGGGTGGTGGCGGTGGAGGCGGAAGTGGGAAAAAGTCACTTTACGGGGGAAGAAATAGCAACATTTTTTGA